DNA from Colletotrichum higginsianum IMI 349063 chromosome 7 map unlocalized unitig_7, whole genome shotgun sequence:
TGCAACGCAAGGCAGTGGATTTCGGCTGAATCTAGTCTCCAAGAACATGAATATTGGTAATCGGTGGATCTTTGAGGGATGTTTATTGGTATTTTCTCTTCGAGTAAAGTAAGAAATGGTCCACTCATTGATGTTACGGTGGTATGGGGGATTGGATTGGGCGCGCCCCTGAAACCCTACCATCTGGTGCTTGCTGGCTGGGAATTGTCTTGTCCACGCCGAGCGGCACGTCACTTTAGGAACACCTACCAAACCTGGGCCAAGGTCAAAACCGATCGGTCACTGGATCTTAGGTTACAGGCACATTTTCACGTCGTTGTCAAGGAATGACGCCTTCTTGTTAGTGTCGTAACactgacgacggcgacgagtcAGAGAATACCATTGCCAAGACTGCCGGGGAACAAAACGAAGTGTCTTATCACGCCTCCGCGCGCGACAAGAGCCCACAGAAAAAACCCTTGGAAATGTACGTAATCCGGATATCTGACCTATATGCAATTTGAATAACATGTTCTTAGTAACAGTTCACCTGAGTTCTGCAAGGTTACCAATAAAACGCATCTGACGATAAAAGACTCGACCCGATATGGCCTCAAATACCTTTACTAATAAGCCTATAATACAGCTGGAATCCCCTGCTTTACACTAAAATATCGTAGGCCTAGGGGCTGAATATGCTATACTGATGTGAAATCTTGAATGTTTTGCCCTGCTAAAAGGATATGAGCAGTATGTAGATTTTCGTGTCGATATCGATACCTACTAAGTAGGCTATTTATTCAGTTATGGGGGTTTCCGTTGTAGATGCCTACTCCAAAATCAATATCTCGGCTTTCGGGGAGTCTCGGCAGTCCTCCAATGAACAAGGTCTGAGCCATGGTCGAAACCCGCATCTCTTCACAGCCGTACACCAATGAGACACTTGCTCAGGTTTTTCTGCTGCCCTTGTTTTCTCCGTGGACGCAAATGGGTCGTGAAGTCAGTAAGAGTACCTGAATCAAGTGGAAGTGCATAGGCTGTTCTGTTCTGTTCTGGGCGAGTAGTAGGCCAAAAGTGAAGTTCATAAGTTGAGGCCTGTTGTAGTCGACGCCTGTGATTTGTAAGTAGCCAGAACGCAGAAGGCTAGTGGAGTAGCGACGGAGCCGGCCTCAGCCAGGAGAGAGACAGGTCAAGAAGTACGGTTTGAGAGCAGTTGGAACGGCTATCCTGCACCGATGAGTTACTACAGTACATAGGTGGTCCGCAAACATGACTGCACTAACATATGCCGAATGAAAAGAGCATCCAAATGACAACACGTGGTCAAAATGTCCTCCAGCAAGGCGCCAGATCCGCCAAGTTGAGCAACACTCAAAGACAGTTGTTCATATAGCAACGAGGGAAAATTGTTTAGCAAACAGCCATTCTCTTTAGGTAAGTGGAAGACGATGCAAAGCGTACCCCGATCCGACATGGAGAAAATAAGCGTCTTCTGGGCTTCGGCTGGCTACCTGCAACGCGATAAATGACAACGGCTAGGCACGGAGGGCTTCATGAATAAATCACAAGTCTCCGCATCTAGCGGGGAGACCCACTCGGCGACTTTACTAGTCCCCGTGTCTCCACTATCATGTCCGGCCCGGAGGACCTGAGACGGAGATTCTGGAGCCCTCATCATCATGCCAACGCCCTGAGGCCCTCTTGGACCGCAGCATATAAAATCTGACACGGCGTTTGCACATGCTACTTTTATTGCTTCAGAGGAAGCATGGTCAAAGGCGGCTGTTGCTGATCGGGCAAAGGGACAGCTTTGACCTTGAGTTGAGTAGCCATGACTAAGAGCCAGTAAGTATCCTGCATAGTGGAGCAGAAGCTGAAGTTCATGGTTTGCAAACTTCTTCTGGAACCACTCTGGAAAGCATTCAATCTCTCGTGCCAGGAAAATCTGTCAACGTGGCACAGAGGGATGTACCCAGTCAAGACGGCGCGTCATCTCTGGCGAAGAGATGAGCGAAACGGGTACTTGTCGAGACATAGTTTCCACCAGCTGTCAAACTTGAATTGACTTTCTCCATCCAACTGCTTCGGTCCGGACGGAACCTTTAACTTCATGTCGCGATGATGGAGACCAGTCAAAGGTCCCGGCTGCGTGCTCACCGGGTGGGTTTACATGATTCGTGCAGTTTGTTTCAACAGCGAGCTTGGGTTCTTATCCGGGGAAATGCCACTTCCCCATCTTGATCACAATGCCATTGACTTTTAatctcccccccctgccGATGCGAGATACATATTCAACACTTTTCAGCCATGGCAGAGCGACTCAACGAGAAagccggcagcggcgagacCGTGCAAGCAAACGACCCtggcaacgacgacgcccagCAGAACGGAGCGAGATGTGAACACGCAGACAAGACAccgacggccgaggtcgacgaggggaCAACACAAGAGACAACACAAGGAACAACGACGAGCGCTACCGGCGCAGATGAGGGCAAGTTCCCCAAGCCGGCGGTGATTgcgctgctcgccgccggGCTATgcaccgtcgtcttcgcGATGGCGGTGGACAACACCATCTTGGGTACGTGAGGCgtggaccccccccccccccccccctcacgGGTCTTGAGAGATTctggggggtttttttttcccaAAGCCTAAGAGACAAACGCACGAACCGCAGCGACGGCCATCCCGCGCATCGCCGACGACTTCCGCtcgctcgacgacgtcggctgGTACCGCAGCGCCTACCTCGtcgcctcgacggcgctgcaGCCGTCGCTGGGCAAGGTCTACACCATCCTCAACGTCAAGTGGACGTAcctggccggcctcgtcgtcttcgaggtcggctccgtcgtctgcgcgctggcgccgagctcgggcgccctcatcgccggccgcaccgtcgccggcgtcggcggcgccgcgctGTACTCGGGCGCCGTCAACAtcctggccctcgccgcgcCGCTGCGGATGCGGCCCCTGCTCTTCTCCCTGCTGACGGGCATGTTCGCCATCGCCTCGCTCGTCGGCCCGCCGCTgggcggcgtcttcgccgACTCGCCCGCGCTGACGTGGCGGTGGTGCTTCTGGATCAACCTGCCGCTGGGggccttcgccttcgccgtcatCCTGGGCGTGTTCCGCGTGCCGTCTGCCAGGAAGCTCGAGGGAAGTGACCCCGAATCTAAACGTCTTCGACAGGGCACCACTGAATCCGGGGGTCCATCTGGAACCGtcggctcgccgccgctgccgccgccgccgccggcacctTCGCTGCTGCAAAAGGCGGCCAGGTTCGATCCACTGGGCACGTTGTTGTTGGTCCCGGCGGTCGTGTGCCTCCTGCTCGCCCTCCAATGGGGCGGCACCAAGTACGCGTGGGGAGACGCCCGGGTCTGGGGCTGTCTGCTGGCCTTCGGCCTCCTCACGATCGCGCTCGTCTCCTCGCAGCTCTGGGGCGGCGACAACGCGACCTTGCCGCCTCGCGTCATGCGCCAACGGACCGTGATCGCCGGCGCGCTCCAGAtggcctgctcggcggccgccaTGTTCGCGCAGAACTTCTTCCTGCCCTTCTACTTCCAGGTTGTGCTGGGGACGACCGCAACAGGCTCCGGTGTGCTCATCCTCCCGTACGTTGTGACCATGGCCGTCATCGGAATCTTCGCCGGCGCTGGTATGTCCCAAGTAAGCTCGTATAAGCCCTTCGGGTGGGTCGGCACCgccatcttcgtcatcggcTCGGGGCTGCTCTATACTCTCAAAGTCGACTCGCCGACTGCTTCCTACATCGGCTTCCAGGTCATCATCGGCGTGGGCACCGGCATTGCCTGGCAGGTCCCCTTTGTCGCGGTGCAGAGAGCCAgcgccaagggcaaggctATCAAGGCCAGCGACGGGCCCATAGCCAATGCCTTGATGGCCTTTTTCAACTCGCTCGGCGCCTCCTTGGGTATCTCCATCGCGCAGAATGTGTTTGCCAGCTCATTGCAGAACCGGCTGGCAGCCGTGCCTGGTATCACTGCGGCTCAAATCGCGACGATCATGAATGCTGGGACCGGCGTTGGCTTGAGAGACCCCAACGTCCTCCCGTCGGAGATGCTGTTGCCGGTCTTGACGCAGTACAACTCCGCCATCCGCTCAACGTTCATCGTGGCCACCGTCTTCAGTGGCTTAGGCTTCCTGGCTAGTCTGCTGTACGATTAGCCTTTCTCTCGGTTCCAGAGTAAACGGCCGTGGTTCAGGCCGTGGCTGCAGCAGTGCAGCGGCGAGTTACCCTGTTTGCACAGCGTTTGCAAAGCGTTTGTCTGCGACGTGTCTCGGTAAGAGCCTGGACCGCCCAGCCCGAGCTTGGAGGAGCTCAGCCGTGAGCCCAAGTACATAACACATGCCACAATGAGATATTTGCACAAGATATAGAAACCATCTTGCTATTCCTttccgcctcggccgactGCGGAGTGCTGCATACCTGGCCGGGAGCACAAGACATGCACCCTAGCTTCTCGTGATACAGCTTCCCGTTTGTCTCATCGAGCCTGTATGGATTTCTATGCCTTGAAAGCCCAAATCTAACTGTCCAACTTCAAAGAGATAAGTGACCAAGTCGCTTATGGCACGACGACACAACAACTACGCAGcctcccccatccccctTTGGCGCGTCGATGTTCTATCCTCCGCCCTAACACTTCACCCAACGAGCGTTTTTCTTGAGTCGCGGATCGGTGCCGGGATAGaactcgtcgtcatcggcgaaaGTGTACGCTGCGGGCGTGGGGCTTCCCCTTCGAGGATTGGGCTGAATATTCGGCGGGGTCTTGGGCGCATCGAGGTCGGCCGAACCGGCCGAGTTGGTAGCAACGACGAGACTCGGTATAGTGTCATCGACGCGTTGGGCGTATGCGGTAGAGGTTCTTTGGCCACCCGGTTTGGTCGTGGGCTTGCGTTTGGGGGGCGGCCTCATGGATGGCGGAACTAGGTCTTGTTGTCAGTATGAGCAGAGGTTGCCGAGATGAGAAGGAGGGATTGAGGATGCATATGACGCAAGCGACAGGCCGTAAATAGGAGGTcctcgaagaagaagaaaagggccGATGCTTGGCTATGCGAGTCTTGGTGCTGGGGGATACTCgggggtggatgggtgggtAGGATTGATGATAAGAATGAAGTGGGTGAGGCGTACCTTGGGCCGCGACCATATtcgcgacctcgacggccatggcTTGATGGTAAACCAGATCTCCTGCTCCTGAACGATCATTAATTAGCCTTGCTGTCGTGATTGAGCCGGTGAGATTGCACCATGTGAAGATCCCCCCTCCGATCGGTGAGATTGAGGCGGGTAGATGCATGGGGGCGGGGCTGGCATGTGAAGACGCCGGTGACGAGGCCATATTGAGAAGGTCGATCAACCGGGCAGCAGTACTGGTACATACCAGTGTTAGGAAGGGTCGAAGATGGAGGGCCGGAGCCTGTTGGGGTGAAAGGTCTGGCTGACGGGTTCAGATTCATGATCTGGCGCAGCTTCTGGGAGCCGGAGgcgctgctgcccttgctgGAGTTGGAACCGATAGACGCCATCATTATTTCCCTGCGTGTTCTTCTGCGACTCCGACGGGCGTTTTCCATTAAGCCGGTGCTTTATTCATGTGTTGAGGTTGGGGAGTTCGGCCTCTTGTTGCTGGAGTTTGCGAGGTGAGGTGACTTAGTGAGGTTAGTAATTGAAGCGAGCCTGATGTTGTGAGTTGTGATGCAGTGAGTTGTGCGGAGGAAAGAGCGGAACAAGACGCAGATATTAATTCCGTTATTGTCTACCTCTTTCTCGGAATTCTCATGACTGTAACAAGAGATTTACTCCAGGCGGCATTCACAGGCCGGTCGGTCCGCAGCAATTTTCGAGTTTGGTCCTGATGCTGAATTTGATCAAGCGAAAAAAAACCACGTGACACCAAGTATACAGGACAAACAAGAATGAATACTCCTTTTGTGTCTTGTTATCTAAGTCTTAATGTTTCTTTATTTGCTGATGCTAGAACAGACAATGACCTCAGGTTGTGTTCCCTTACAGTTATTGAAAACTGTTTAGTTCCAGCTCCAAACTGCACTTCTTTAGTTAATAACTATCCTAGCACTATATTCTTTTACTCTTAATTAGACTTAAACGTATGTGTTATTTAAACATATTCAATTCTTTGGTTTCTTAAATAGATAACCCCCTCATTATTCTGTCTTAAGTTTGACGTATGTTGCAGCAGGAGCCTCACCTGGAAAGACAGCTCGCAAGTAAGGCTGCAGAACAGGACTCATGTTCTGACTCTTGTAAATGCGAAATGCCACAATTCCCTCAAAACATCATGTCAAGCAATGTTTGTGCAAGTTAGCATGGCCAGACTTATCTTTCTCTCGACGGCCAAACTCAGCTTTTTTCCAGATGCCAGGAGTATGCAAGTCTCATATAACCTTCAACACAGCACCCATATGCAAAAGAAAATCGGCGGTAATCAGTCGTTTGAATCAGTCGACAAGCTACAGGTGTGATAGTAAGTCCCTTCTAGATGCCTTCCAGGATAGGCTGATGAGTCGACAGGGAATAGTATTTCCAAGGGCGAGAAAGACTCTAGCTCGATGTAACCTTTCAGAAGGAAAACCAAAAAagcatcttcctcctctgaAAGACGAACCCGATTTCTGGGGGGAAAAGCTCTTGTGAAATTTCACACAGAGTATGGTAGGGAAACATGAGAAAGTCTGGCAAGGACTCGGCGGACAACT
Protein-coding regions in this window:
- a CDS encoding MFS transporter; amino-acid sequence: MAERLNEKAGSGETVQANDPGNDDAQQNGARCEHADKTPTAEVDEGTTQETTQGTTTSATGADEGKFPKPAVIALLAAGLCTVVFAMAVDNTILATAIPRIADDFRSLDDVGWYRSAYLVASTALQPSLGKVYTILNVKWTYLAGLVVFEVGSVVCALAPSSGALIAGRTVAGVGGAALYSGAVNILALAAPLRMRPLLFSLLTGMFAIASLVGPPLGGVFADSPALTWRWCFWINLPLGAFAFAVILGVFRVPSARKLEGSDPESKRLRQGTTESGGPSGTVGSPPLPPPPPAPSLLQKAARFDPLGTLLLVPAVVCLLLALQWGGTKYAWGDARVWGCLLAFGLLTIALVSSQLWGGDNATLPPRVMRQRTVIAGALQMACSAAAMFAQNFFLPFYFQVVLGTTATGSGVLILPYVVTMAVIGIFAGAGMSQVSSYKPFGWVGTAIFVIGSGLLYTLKVDSPTASYIGFQVIIGVGTGIAWQVPFVAVQRASAKGKAIKASDGPIANALMAFFNSLGASLGISIAQNVFASSLQNRLAAVPGITAAQIATIMNAGTGVGLRDPNVLPSEMLLPVLTQYNSAIRSTFIVATVFSGLGFLASLLYD